TGATATACATATGGTTATGGAAAAGCTGGATCGTCTGCTTGTGGATGGACAAACGATAACGATAGAGTTCCGGCTTCGACATGCCAAAGGACATTGGCTGGCGCTTGCAGCGACAATGATCGCGGTGCGCGACCATCAAGGAGACAAGATTACTAGTTTTGCCGTGATTGCCCGTGATATCACACAATCTAAGGAAGCAGAAGAGAGGCTGCGCTTAACAGAGAAGCTGCTTGCGGTCGGTGAGCTGGCTGCGGGTGTGGCACATGAGATTCGAAATCCATTAACAACTTTAAAAGGATTCATTCAGTTTATAAGAGAGGGAAATAAGAGTGAAATGTATCTCGACCTGATGGAGTCCGAGTTGGACCGCATCGAGACCATTACACATGAATTTCTGCTTTTAGCAAAACCGCAGGTATATGAATGTAAGCCGATAAGAGCGGAGCAGTTAATGGAGAATGTACATCGTCTTTTGATTGCTCAAGCCAACTTATTTAATATTGAACTGATCATGAAGGTAGAATCTAATCTTCCTATGATTATGTGCGCAGAGAATGCCATAAAACAGGTGTTTATTAATCTGATTAAGAATGCGATTGAAGCGATGCCGAACGGTGGCAGAATCATGGTAGAGGTGATGCGTCTTGGGACTGATGATATCTGTGTGTATATTCGTGATGAGGGATGCGGGATCGAGAAGGATCGTATCGCCAAGCTCGGTCAGCCATTCTATAGTTTGAAAGAAGAGGGGAGCGGACTTGGTTTAATGGTATGTTCTAAAATTATTAAAGAACACAACGGAACCATTGAGTTCATAAGCGAGTTAGGGAAGGGAACGACAGTAGAAATCACGCTGCCGATCTTCGGCAAACAGGCTTAGAAATAGGCCTGCTTGCTAAAAGAAAGGAAGATAGGTACCAGGAGCGGTGAGTGAAAGTGCTCCTGGTACCAAACTGGATTAGTCCATGACAAGTCCGCCATCGACCACAAGATTCTGACCGGTCACAGCTCGCCCCCATGGAGAAGCAAAAAATAGAACGGCATCCGCCGCTTCTTGCGGTGTCGTCACCCGCTGCATGGGCGTCGTTGCTTTAATAATCTCAAATACGTCCTCTGTTGTTGCCGCGCTCGCATCCGTTGTCTGCAGCAATCCGCCGGATACCATGTTTACGGTAATGCCGTAGGCACCCAACTCACGCGCCATGTTCCGGGTAAAGCCAAGCAGGGCGGCTTTGCCTGTCGTATATTCATGGTAAGCAACCACGGGATTTTGAAACAGGTTCGTGCCGATGCTGATAATGCGGCCGAATTGCTGCTCTTTCATATCCGGAAGAGCAGCCTGCAGCGTGTTCAGCGCGCCTTTAATGCTGCCTTCTAGCTGAGTATGATAGTCCTCCCACGTAATGCTGTCGGCGTTTTTTTGAGCGATAGGATCGAAGCGAAAATGTACCAAGGCGTTATTTATAATGGTTGTAACCGGTTGTCCAAAGTGTTCCTTTGCTTGCTTGAACATACGCTGTGTCGCCTCTTGATCCCGAATATCAGCCTGGATAGCGATGGCATGCTCTCCGATCGACGCTGCGACCTCCATTGCTTTTTCTTTGTTCTGGTAGTAGTTCACAATGACCCGAGCGTTTTGTGCGCCGAATGCTCGAGCGATGGCAGCGCCTAATCCGCGGCTGGCACCTGTAACGACTACGACTTGTTCCTCTATCTTCATACCCATGCCCCTCCTTGATTGAAATGTAATGAGATAAATGAATAAAGAATGCTTTATGGTGAACGGGCTGTATATAGTATGACACGAATTGCCGCTATATCCTAGAGCATGGAAAGCGTATTTCCTATTCTTTTCTAGCCTGCATAACGGCTGCGTTCGGATTGGTGGTAGGTTGAAAATCTCCGCGCAGCTGCTTAAGGGCCATTTTCTCTGTATGAATCTCACTTGTGGTGCGGATTCCCAATCGTCTAAAAACGGGAACAGGAGGACACCAGCCCTGCAGCGCGTGCTGCAGCAGGAAGCCTCCGACCACTCCCGTAAGAGCAAACCACTTTTTGTTTACGAAAAAACCAAGAGCTGTGCTGGCTACGATCAGGGTAGCAGCATTGGCCTCCAGTGTTCTTTCGATATCCCATTCCCGATCCAGTGCATTGATCCGGGCAGAGATATCTGCATCCGCATACTGAGCAACATTTCTTTCCGTCGTTTCCGCTATTTTTTTATTGATATGGGCGGCCGTATTCTGTTCTACCCTTTGATTCGTGTCAGGGAGGATGTTTGCTGTGCTCATTCTTTCTCACTTCCTTTGTAAATAGTATGGAGTGTAGGCCCACATGCAGTCATTACCACAAATTCATCCTGTGTATAGAGGGATGTTTATGGCAGCAATTCCGCAATGGGCTTGGCATATACATAGCCGTCCTGGCTGCCTATAAACAGGGTGTTATTCATGATCACCGGTCCTCCGGGCGATAAAGCGCCCCCTATTTTATGCTTGTTCACCAGGCTGCCGTCCTTTGCTCGTAAGATGTATAACGTTCCTTTTGTATCGCCAGCATATACCAGTCCATCCTTGATGGCAGGTGCTCCCTTGATGCCTGCCTCGGTTTTGTATTCCCATACTTTTTTGCCGGAAGGGAGATGATAGGCGAAGAAAGACTTGGTATACGGGCTTCCGACGAAAGCGTAGTCTCCTGCGATCGCAGGCGCGCCTGATGTATTCGTGAGGGGAAAGGGCCTGGATTGATTGGGGCCTGTTCCCAATAGGTCTTTCCACAGCAGGGTGCCTGTAGAAGCGTCAAACGCATAGATAAAGTGATAATTAGCTGCTGCCGTTCCGTATTGTTTCCGCTCCTCCTCCGTTAGAAGAAAGGAGGGGTTGAGTGGATCATTGACTTTTTTCGTTCCTGTAATCACGACCACATTGTTTTCAGAAATGGCGGGAGGTACATCGGTCACGGTTCCCAACTGCTCTTTCGCCCATTTTATTTTCCGCTCCTCTACATCCACGGCAACAAGCGTATCCAAGGAACCTACGTACAGCATTCCGTCTTTGAGCACAGGAGAAGACATGCTTACCCATCCGGGCAAATCCAGGCTCCACTGCATACTGCCTGTGGCAGCATCAAGCGAGTACAGCTTATTGTCCCCAGTCGCGATATAGACGCTTCCTTTATCGTAAACCGGCGTAGGCATAACCTCTCCTTTTGTTTTGTATTGCCAGATGGTCTTCCCTGTTTTCGCGTCCAGGGAAACAACGCCGCTCTCCTTTGTTCCTCTGATTTTCTGTTCCTGTAAGTCTGTAAAATTGCGATTGCCATACCCAATATACAGCCTCCCCTCAGCATAGATCGTATCTCCGTGTATCCAATTGGGGACGCTGCTTTTCCAATTACGCTGTCCA
This is a stretch of genomic DNA from Aneurinibacillus sp. REN35. It encodes these proteins:
- a CDS encoding YgaP family membrane protein → MSTANILPDTNQRVEQNTAAHINKKIAETTERNVAQYADADISARINALDREWDIERTLEANAATLIVASTALGFFVNKKWFALTGVVGGFLLQHALQGWCPPVPVFRRLGIRTTSEIHTEKMALKQLRGDFQPTTNPNAAVMQARKE
- a CDS encoding 3-oxoacyl-ACP reductase, encoding MKIEEQVVVVTGASRGLGAAIARAFGAQNARVIVNYYQNKEKAMEVAASIGEHAIAIQADIRDQEATQRMFKQAKEHFGQPVTTIINNALVHFRFDPIAQKNADSITWEDYHTQLEGSIKGALNTLQAALPDMKEQQFGRIISIGTNLFQNPVVAYHEYTTGKAALLGFTRNMARELGAYGITVNMVSGGLLQTTDASAATTEDVFEIIKATTPMQRVTTPQEAADAVLFFASPWGRAVTGQNLVVDGGLVMD
- a CDS encoding ATP-binding protein; the encoded protein is MEVVGAFVNHVKESGSFYETQSNTTIYKLIAENIMDMVSVWDPFRRARYVSPSHEKWLGYTCEYLQENLREELFHPDDIHMVMEKLDRLLVDGQTITIEFRLRHAKGHWLALAATMIAVRDHQGDKITSFAVIARDITQSKEAEERLRLTEKLLAVGELAAGVAHEIRNPLTTLKGFIQFIREGNKSEMYLDLMESELDRIETITHEFLLLAKPQVYECKPIRAEQLMENVHRLLIAQANLFNIELIMKVESNLPMIMCAENAIKQVFINLIKNAIEAMPNGGRIMVEVMRLGTDDICVYIRDEGCGIEKDRIAKLGQPFYSLKEEGSGLGLMVCSKIIKEHNGTIEFISELGKGTTVEITLPIFGKQA
- a CDS encoding outer membrane protein assembly factor BamB family protein, which translates into the protein MHKKVASSLIGMMSLYGWMNADPVFAENPSPPYSSYAHDQAARSFGPPAWQQYRMNPTNNAVFANQNEDAIKQKYLTNNEVRGNPVIVEDTLYIGNHGTGDVFSFAIKNGQRNWKSSVPNWIHGDTIYAEGRLYIGYGNRNFTDLQEQKIRGTKESGVVSLDAKTGKTIWQYKTKGEVMPTPVYDKGSVYIATGDNKLYSLDAATGSMQWSLDLPGWVSMSSPVLKDGMLYVGSLDTLVAVDVEERKIKWAKEQLGTVTDVPPAISENNVVVITGTKKVNDPLNPSFLLTEEERKQYGTAAANYHFIYAFDASTGTLLWKDLLGTGPNQSRPFPLTNTSGAPAIAGDYAFVGSPYTKSFFAYHLPSGKKVWEYKTEAGIKGAPAIKDGLVYAGDTKGTLYILRAKDGSLVNKHKIGGALSPGGPVIMNNTLFIGSQDGYVYAKPIAELLP